A region of Candidatus Leptovillus gracilis DNA encodes the following proteins:
- a CDS encoding DUF4397 domain-containing protein produces MALFPGSSATAAITGTVNLAAGMYYSAAAIGDGVNQDLALLALADDNSAPAGGKFHLRLGHLAPFAAGMAMADIRLQDGTIVVDDVDFSDVTAFIPLDAGTYDLKITSADGLTTLIDPLPVTFAAGDIVTAFATGDGTNQPLGVFAWPVDVEGFFLPLFEEYTLFLPVIFK; encoded by the coding sequence GTGGCTCTCTTCCCCGGCAGCAGCGCCACCGCGGCCATCACTGGCACGGTGAACCTGGCGGCGGGCATGTATTATTCGGCCGCAGCCATCGGCGATGGCGTCAACCAGGACCTGGCTCTGCTGGCCCTGGCCGACGACAACAGCGCGCCGGCGGGCGGTAAATTCCACCTGCGCCTGGGCCACCTGGCGCCGTTTGCGGCGGGCATGGCTATGGCCGACATCCGCCTGCAAGACGGCACCATTGTGGTGGACGACGTGGACTTTAGCGACGTGACGGCCTTCATCCCGTTGGACGCGGGCACGTATGACCTGAAGATCACCTCGGCCGATGGGCTGACGACGTTGATCGATCCGCTGCCGGTCACATTTGCCGCTGGCGATATCGTGACGGCGTTTGCTACCGGTGATGGCACGAACCAGCCGTTGGGCGTGTTTGCCTGGCCGGTGGACGTGGAAGGTTTCTTCCTGCCGTTGTTTGAAGAGTACACACTGTTCCTGCCGGTTATCTTCAAGTAA
- a CDS encoding DUF4397 domain-containing protein gives MLPTHFKRITFVLLLFIAGTLLLSSPPQLQVESAARNQALRQSLAPIGSGSAASDAAAAAYTPIEPVTVVLADIPTNVYDPNNMYDRWQRGEIDLDESEYLVSAAEVAQRQQESLALSPDADIQIAESGPGLDAPVLGVSFDAIDRSECCGGGSSVPPDPIMAAGPNHLVATVNVALKIFDKTGVTLAGPTTLASFFASVGTGCASNPFDPNVVYDEEADRWVIAADGNGTHYCIAVSQTSSPLGAYNIYAIPAQPVGGEFHDYPHTGVGDSYIVAGANQFGGSVPNGFEGRVWAMDKAVMYAGGALTPVTFSTGDEGTPQPLHLHGFNQGTWPSLGSTHYFATDPYDGCTVNIWRWNIPAAPTIVSTYNLCTASGVAAGFPVNFPQSGGSSIQGNDLRMREFEYRNGYGWIADSIGCNPGGGTVNCVRWHQVDLTGAAPTLTQAGVYASNGEYRTFPDLAVNHCDDMAVGYTKSSSSTFPGIWYTGRQSGDATGTLQAEALLKAGEITYTAFDTPPYRWGDYTGMTIDPDGLTFWYLGQYSKNITGNARWGTYIGSFTYPDCTTSLNASITLAKTVGTDAAVCATTDVITVTAGTDVTYCYEVTNDGQATLNLHDLSDSELGTILNAFSYALTPGASAFLTATTNIVAATTNTATWTAYNANASYTFDDTAPYNFLDISATGAPLNLTDDGEANVTMPFQFTFYGATSDMVRVGNNGGIRFATTTGDVGVTNGALPDAAHPLTIFPFWDDLDDETGNVYYETVGAAPNRQFIVQWHERPHFPGPGAGNATFQAILYEGTNAILFQYADLDFGDPLLNFGVSATVGLNKDGATAVQYSFNSAVLSNGLAILWTPTDTASASASATVNVLTPVIAVDPAEQNSLQLADAQVTLPLNVANQGTGDLNWQIDEDNTVPAGPQIPAFTLVPAPATEDVGAAAAVVVPAGEPTAIWRGPTAVLYDNGSLITHPGGGAGGADASSLQTALLNSTFGFGHAVTSGFRVADDFTVPAGPGWTIDTITFLAYQTGSTTTSTINALNLRIWDGPPGAGGSSIVFGDTTTNLLTGSAFTNIYRALDTALTDNQRPLMANTAAVPVYLPPGTYWLDWQTGGTLASGPWAAPVTILGQTGKPGANGLQFDPTPATWNALIDTGNAVVQDLPFVIEGTAGAPICNSPTDIPWLSLDVASGTNAAGTSTDVMVTYDSTGLAVGTYTGNLCVSSNDPVTPLVTVPVTLTVADPTYLRVAHLAPFAADPGTAVTITLNGAPALTNFAYGDSTSYIELPEGSYDVAVFPGSSATAAITGTVNLAAGIYYSAAAIGDGVNQDLALLALADDNSAPAGGKFHLRLGHLAPFAAGAATADIRLQDGTIVADDVDFSDVTAFIPLDAGTYDLKITSADGLTTLIDPLPVTFAAGDIVTAFATGNGGNQPLGVFAWPVDVEGFFLPLFEEYTLFLPIIVK, from the coding sequence ATGTTACCGACCCACTTTAAACGTATTACCTTCGTTTTGCTCTTGTTCATCGCCGGAACCCTGCTTCTCAGCAGCCCTCCCCAACTTCAGGTAGAATCGGCGGCGCGGAACCAGGCTTTGCGCCAAAGCCTGGCGCCAATAGGTTCTGGAAGCGCAGCCAGCGACGCCGCTGCCGCTGCGTATACACCCATCGAACCGGTTACGGTTGTTCTGGCCGATATTCCCACCAACGTCTATGACCCGAACAATATGTACGACCGTTGGCAGCGCGGCGAAATAGACCTGGACGAAAGCGAATATCTCGTCAGCGCCGCCGAAGTTGCCCAACGGCAGCAAGAATCCCTGGCGCTGTCGCCTGACGCCGACATCCAGATCGCTGAGAGCGGACCAGGACTTGATGCGCCAGTTCTGGGCGTCAGTTTCGACGCGATTGATCGGAGCGAATGTTGTGGCGGCGGCAGCAGTGTGCCGCCGGATCCCATCATGGCCGCCGGTCCGAATCATCTGGTGGCTACGGTGAATGTGGCCCTGAAAATTTTTGACAAAACTGGCGTTACCCTGGCCGGCCCAACTACCCTGGCCAGCTTCTTTGCATCTGTTGGAACCGGCTGCGCCAGCAACCCCTTCGATCCCAACGTCGTATACGACGAAGAAGCAGATCGCTGGGTTATTGCGGCTGATGGCAATGGGACCCATTATTGCATCGCCGTCAGCCAGACAAGCAGCCCGCTTGGCGCTTACAACATCTACGCCATTCCGGCGCAGCCGGTCGGCGGTGAGTTCCATGACTACCCGCATACCGGCGTCGGCGACAGCTACATCGTCGCCGGGGCCAATCAGTTTGGCGGCTCCGTTCCCAATGGTTTTGAAGGGCGGGTTTGGGCGATGGACAAAGCGGTGATGTATGCCGGTGGCGCTCTGACTCCCGTCACTTTTAGCACCGGTGATGAAGGCACGCCCCAACCGCTGCACTTGCATGGTTTTAACCAGGGTACGTGGCCCAGCCTCGGCTCCACCCATTATTTTGCCACCGACCCCTATGATGGCTGCACGGTCAACATCTGGCGTTGGAACATCCCGGCCGCCCCCACAATTGTCTCCACCTATAACCTGTGTACGGCCAGCGGTGTTGCTGCTGGTTTTCCGGTTAATTTCCCGCAGTCAGGCGGCAGCAGCATCCAGGGTAATGACCTGCGTATGCGCGAGTTTGAATACCGCAACGGCTATGGTTGGATTGCCGACAGCATCGGTTGTAACCCAGGCGGAGGTACGGTGAATTGTGTCCGCTGGCATCAGGTGGACCTGACCGGCGCAGCGCCCACCCTGACTCAGGCTGGCGTCTACGCCAGCAACGGCGAATATCGCACGTTCCCGGATCTGGCCGTGAATCATTGTGACGATATGGCGGTTGGTTACACCAAATCTAGCAGCTCCACCTTCCCCGGCATCTGGTATACCGGGCGGCAGAGCGGTGATGCGACCGGCACGCTGCAAGCCGAGGCTTTGCTGAAAGCGGGCGAGATCACTTACACCGCTTTTGATACGCCGCCATACCGGTGGGGCGATTATACGGGTATGACGATTGACCCCGATGGGCTGACATTCTGGTATCTGGGGCAGTATAGTAAAAATATTACCGGCAACGCCCGCTGGGGTACCTACATTGGCTCGTTCACTTACCCGGACTGTACAACCAGCCTGAACGCCAGCATTACGCTTGCCAAGACAGTGGGCACAGACGCCGCTGTTTGCGCCACGACGGACGTTATCACCGTGACGGCCGGCACGGATGTCACTTACTGCTATGAAGTGACCAATGACGGTCAAGCCACGCTGAACCTGCATGATCTGTCCGACTCAGAACTGGGCACGATCCTGAACGCCTTCTCATATGCGTTGACGCCCGGCGCCAGCGCTTTCCTGACGGCGACGACCAACATCGTGGCAGCGACGACGAACACCGCCACCTGGACCGCCTATAATGCCAATGCGTCTTATACGTTTGATGATACCGCGCCCTATAACTTCCTGGACATCAGCGCTACCGGCGCGCCGCTTAATCTGACGGATGATGGCGAAGCCAATGTCACCATGCCGTTCCAATTCACTTTCTATGGCGCTACCTCCGACATGGTGCGTGTTGGCAACAATGGCGGTATCCGCTTTGCCACCACGACCGGGGATGTGGGCGTCACCAATGGGGCGCTGCCCGATGCTGCCCACCCGCTGACGATCTTCCCCTTCTGGGACGACCTGGATGACGAGACGGGTAATGTCTATTATGAAACCGTTGGCGCGGCGCCGAATCGCCAGTTCATCGTGCAGTGGCACGAACGGCCGCATTTTCCCGGTCCTGGTGCGGGTAACGCAACGTTCCAGGCCATCTTGTATGAAGGCACAAACGCAATCCTCTTCCAATACGCCGATCTGGACTTTGGCGATCCGTTGCTCAACTTTGGCGTCTCGGCTACTGTGGGGCTGAATAAGGACGGCGCGACGGCCGTGCAGTATTCCTTCAATTCGGCCGTGCTCAGCAATGGGTTGGCGATTTTGTGGACGCCCACGGACACGGCTTCGGCTTCCGCCTCGGCCACCGTGAATGTCTTGACCCCGGTCATTGCCGTAGACCCGGCCGAGCAGAACAGCCTGCAATTGGCTGATGCCCAGGTGACGCTGCCGCTCAATGTGGCTAACCAGGGGACGGGTGACCTGAACTGGCAAATTGACGAAGACAATACCGTTCCTGCGGGGCCTCAGATACCGGCGTTTACGTTGGTTCCGGCTCCGGCCACCGAGGATGTGGGGGCGGCGGCGGCGGTTGTTGTTCCAGCCGGTGAACCGACAGCTATCTGGCGTGGGCCAACGGCCGTTCTCTATGACAACGGCTCTCTCATAACCCATCCCGGCGGCGGCGCCGGTGGCGCAGACGCCAGCTCGCTGCAGACGGCTCTGCTTAACAGCACCTTTGGCTTTGGTCATGCCGTTACCAGCGGCTTCCGCGTGGCCGATGACTTCACCGTCCCGGCCGGCCCTGGTTGGACCATTGACACGATCACTTTCCTGGCCTACCAGACTGGCTCGACAACCACTTCAACCATCAATGCCTTGAACTTGCGCATCTGGGATGGTCCACCTGGAGCGGGCGGCAGCAGCATCGTGTTCGGTGACACGACCACGAACCTGTTGACCGGTTCGGCTTTCACCAACATCTACCGCGCCCTAGACACGGCTTTGACCGATAACCAACGGCCGTTGATGGCTAACACAGCTGCTGTTCCGGTTTATCTGCCTCCTGGCACTTACTGGTTGGACTGGCAGACGGGCGGCACGCTGGCCTCCGGTCCGTGGGCTGCCCCGGTGACCATTCTTGGACAGACAGGCAAACCGGGAGCCAACGGCTTACAGTTTGACCCGACACCGGCAACGTGGAATGCGTTGATTGACACCGGTAATGCCGTGGTCCAAGACCTGCCCTTCGTGATCGAAGGTACTGCGGGCGCGCCAATCTGCAACAGTCCCACGGACATCCCCTGGCTGTCGCTGGATGTGGCTTCCGGCACGAACGCCGCTGGTACTAGCACGGACGTCATGGTGACGTATGACTCCACCGGTCTGGCCGTAGGTACTTACACCGGCAATCTGTGCGTTAGCAGCAACGACCCGGTGACGCCGTTGGTAACAGTCCCGGTGACGCTGACGGTGGCTGACCCGACCTACCTGCGCGTGGCCCACCTGGCCCCGTTTGCGGCGGATCCGGGCACGGCCGTTACCATCACGCTCAACGGCGCCCCAGCCCTGACCAACTTCGCCTACGGCGATTCCACCAGCTACATTGAGCTACCGGAAGGGTCGTATGACGTGGCTGTCTTCCCCGGCAGCAGCGCCACCGCGGCCATCACTGGCACGGTGAACCTGGCGGCGGGCATATATTATTCGGCCGCAGCCATCGGCGATGGCGTCAACCAGGACCTGGCTCTGCTGGCCCTGGCCGACGACAACAGCGCGCCGGCGGGCGGTAAATTCCACCTGCGCCTGGGCCACCTGGCGCCGTTTGCGGCGGGCGCGGCCACGGCCGACATCCGCCTGCAAGACGGCACCATTGTGGCGGACGACGTGGACTTTAGCGACGTGACGGCCTTCATCCCGTTGGATGCGGGCACGTATGACCTGAAGATCACCTCGGCCGATGGGCTGACGACGCTGATCGATCCGCTGCCGGTGACATTTGCCGCTGGCGACATCGTGACAGCGTTTGCCACCGGTAACGGCGGCAACCAGCCGTTGGGCGTGTTTGCCTGGCCGGTGGACGTGGAAGGTTTCTTCCTGCCGTTGTTTGAAGAGTACACACTGTTCCTGCCGATTATTGTCAAATAA
- a CDS encoding carbohydrate ABC transporter permease, whose translation MSSQIVRLAARLLVALFFVLPLIWVVSAALHPPGVPLPRSLSLLPTAPSLANFGRLSSYFPLGRLTFNSLWITLTAVGLTLLTASLVAFAIALLPKRYQQRWVILLLALLMLPEIALWPTRFLLYRLLGWLDTPLALLAPAWIGTSPFFILMYYRAFRRIPREIYETARLDGAGILQTWWRVALPIALPTSLAIGLLTFVLYWGDFLSPLLYLNSERYATLPIALQSLQQLSRSDWALLMAGVVVALAVPVALFLVFMPYFNRQSRSAFRRAQRT comes from the coding sequence TTGTCTAGTCAAATTGTCCGCCTGGCTGCCCGTCTGCTGGTCGCCCTCTTTTTTGTGCTGCCACTGATTTGGGTCGTTAGCGCGGCGCTGCACCCACCGGGGGTGCCCCTGCCGCGCAGCCTGTCGCTGCTGCCCACAGCCCCTTCGCTGGCGAATTTTGGCCGGTTAAGCAGCTACTTCCCGCTTGGCCGGCTCACCTTCAACAGCCTGTGGATCACGCTGACGGCCGTTGGCCTCACCTTGTTGACCGCCTCGTTGGTGGCCTTTGCCATTGCCCTGCTGCCCAAACGGTACCAGCAGCGCTGGGTGATCCTGCTGCTGGCGCTGCTGATGCTGCCGGAAATTGCTCTGTGGCCCACCCGTTTTTTGCTCTACCGGTTATTGGGCTGGCTGGATACGCCGCTGGCGCTGCTGGCGCCTGCCTGGATAGGAACCAGCCCTTTTTTTATCCTGATGTACTATCGCGCTTTTCGCCGTATCCCACGCGAAATTTATGAGACGGCCAGACTGGATGGCGCCGGTATTCTGCAAACCTGGTGGCGAGTAGCCCTGCCGATTGCCTTGCCCACCTCCTTAGCCATCGGCCTGTTAACCTTCGTGTTATACTGGGGCGATTTTCTCAGCCCACTGCTCTATCTTAACTCAGAACGATATGCCACTTTGCCTATCGCTTTGCAGAGTTTGCAGCAGTTGTCCCGCTCTGATTGGGCGCTGCTCATGGCTGGGGTTGTTGTTGCTCTGGCCGTTCCGGTGGCGCTGTTTTTGGTGTTCATGCCTTATTTTAACCGGCAAAGCCGTTCGGCGTTTCGCCGGGCGCAGAGAACATAA
- a CDS encoding sugar ABC transporter substrate-binding protein, which produces MKFKVIFCLLLLIAFAGCRGQEKETASVRFMVFGDPAEYLAYRNLVDAFHETQSDVRVELIHVPSVTDYRKRLATEYAAGSPPDISLMNYRRYASFAAKGMLQPLGAYLDASPIIAPADFYPITLEAFTWQGELMCIPQNISSLVVYYNQDLFDEAGLPYPADDWDWAAFVSTARRLTLDRDDDGQIDQYGLGTEPSLFRLAPFVWQNDAPLVDSMTTPTRLTLTRPPALAALQWFVDLRQVHGVAPGRVEEAALDSESRFIAGTTAMYLNSRRGTPTYREIQSFRWDIAPLPAGKSEAGILHSDAYCLSAVSPDKAAAWRFIEFANSVAGQSFIAQSGRTVPSLIEVAESEVFLESGLPPARSRVFLETIPVLQLVPVISTWEEIERTASEEVELAFYGDISAEEAAQLSMMRTEEYFVLGTHAR; this is translated from the coding sequence ATGAAGTTCAAAGTTATCTTTTGCCTTCTTCTGCTCATCGCTTTCGCCGGCTGCCGCGGCCAGGAGAAAGAGACCGCCTCGGTGCGTTTTATGGTCTTTGGCGATCCGGCCGAATACCTGGCTTACCGCAACCTGGTAGACGCTTTTCATGAAACACAAAGCGATGTGCGCGTGGAATTGATCCACGTTCCATCCGTTACTGATTACCGCAAACGTCTGGCGACGGAGTACGCGGCCGGCAGCCCGCCGGACATCAGCCTGATGAATTACCGGCGCTACGCCAGTTTTGCCGCCAAGGGGATGCTGCAGCCGCTCGGCGCTTACCTGGACGCAAGTCCGATAATTGCCCCGGCCGACTTTTACCCTATCACCCTGGAGGCATTTACCTGGCAAGGTGAGTTGATGTGCATCCCGCAGAATATCTCCAGCCTGGTCGTCTATTACAATCAGGATTTGTTTGATGAGGCGGGGCTGCCTTATCCGGCCGATGATTGGGATTGGGCTGCGTTTGTCAGCACAGCGCGCCGTCTGACGTTGGACAGGGATGATGATGGGCAAATTGACCAGTACGGTTTGGGTACTGAACCTTCATTGTTCCGTCTGGCTCCCTTTGTCTGGCAAAATGATGCGCCGCTGGTGGACAGCATGACCACGCCGACTCGCCTTACGCTTACCCGCCCGCCGGCGTTGGCGGCTTTGCAGTGGTTTGTGGATCTGCGCCAGGTGCATGGCGTGGCGCCTGGCCGGGTGGAGGAAGCGGCGCTGGACAGCGAAAGCCGCTTTATTGCCGGGACGACGGCGATGTATTTGAACAGCCGTCGCGGTACACCCACCTACCGGGAGATCCAAAGTTTTCGTTGGGATATTGCCCCTTTGCCGGCAGGCAAGTCCGAGGCTGGCATTTTGCATAGTGACGCTTACTGTTTGTCGGCCGTTTCGCCAGATAAGGCGGCGGCCTGGCGTTTTATTGAGTTCGCCAACTCTGTTGCCGGGCAATCTTTCATTGCCCAAAGCGGCCGGACGGTGCCCTCGTTGATAGAAGTGGCCGAGTCTGAGGTCTTTTTAGAATCAGGTTTGCCACCGGCGCGGTCGCGGGTTTTTCTGGAGACCATCCCGGTTTTGCAGCTTGTTCCGGTGATCAGCACCTGGGAGGAGATTGAACGGACGGCCAGCGAAGAGGTTGAGCTTGCCTTTTATGGTGACATTTCGGCCGAAGAAGCGGCGCAGTTGTCTATGATGCGGACGGAGGAGTATTTTGTTTTGGGCACCCATGCGCGATAA
- a CDS encoding sugar ABC transporter permease — protein sequence MSSIRRLLSYNTGVRLILGGYLVGVGLLLFVPAVLSFALAFFQYDSLSPPRWMGTLNFMLVYSDELFRLSIQNALALIILPVPLRVFGALLVARLMQRESRFIGWFRAAVYLPNTIPVAAFAVAGLWIFNPLYGPVNLLLTAVGLAPPAWFVDPLWAKPALILLTFWSIGEGFLVCLAALQDIPAEVSDAAKVDGAGPLTTFVTITLPLVAPTLALLAFRDIILTLQNAFVTITLTTGGGPYYATFTLPLFIHEQAFDLLAFGVAGAGLWVLYVLTGLLVIGLYYIVRAWDIGITDETFIV from the coding sequence TTGTCTTCAATCCGTCGTTTACTCAGCTACAACACCGGTGTACGTTTAATATTGGGTGGTTATCTGGTAGGGGTGGGGCTGCTGTTGTTTGTGCCAGCCGTTCTCTCCTTTGCCCTGGCTTTTTTTCAGTACGACAGCCTGTCTCCGCCGCGCTGGATGGGCACGCTTAACTTCATGCTGGTTTACAGCGATGAACTGTTTCGGTTGAGCATCCAAAACGCCCTGGCGCTGATCATCCTGCCTGTGCCGCTGCGTGTCTTTGGCGCGCTGCTGGTGGCCCGGCTGATGCAGCGTGAAAGCCGGTTCATTGGCTGGTTTCGGGCGGCGGTGTATTTGCCCAATACTATCCCCGTGGCCGCTTTTGCCGTCGCCGGGTTGTGGATTTTTAACCCGTTGTATGGGCCGGTGAATTTGCTGTTAACGGCCGTTGGCCTGGCCCCACCCGCCTGGTTTGTAGACCCCCTATGGGCCAAACCCGCCTTGATTTTGCTGACGTTTTGGTCCATCGGCGAAGGATTCCTGGTTTGTCTGGCTGCCTTGCAAGACATCCCCGCCGAAGTGTCCGACGCGGCAAAAGTGGATGGGGCCGGACCATTGACCACCTTCGTCACCATTACCCTGCCGCTGGTGGCCCCCACCCTGGCCTTGCTGGCCTTTCGTGACATCATCCTGACGCTGCAAAATGCCTTTGTCACCATCACCCTGACCACCGGCGGCGGCCCTTATTACGCCACCTTTACCCTCCCTTTGTTCATTCACGAACAGGCCTTCGATCTGCTCGCTTTTGGCGTCGCCGGCGCTGGTTTGTGGGTTCTGTACGTGCTCACTGGTCTGCTGGTCATTGGCCTCTATTACATTGTGCGCGCCTGGGATATTGGCATTACCGATGAAACCTTCATTGTCTAG
- a CDS encoding metalloregulator ArsR/SmtB family transcription factor, with the protein MSEEQFESLLQFFKVLGNESRLKMLGLLANQERSVGELAEYLELREPTVSHHLAAMKELGLVDVRADGNTRIYRLDTAVLERMNRDLFSQKNLATLVDDESGDVWERKVFRTYVDGQTLKQIPTQRKKLMVILRWLLQDFEKGKTYTEKEVSETLKQRHLDYAALRRYMVEERLMQRENGVYWRIDE; encoded by the coding sequence ATGTCTGAGGAACAATTTGAGAGCTTGTTACAGTTCTTTAAAGTGCTGGGCAACGAGAGTCGGCTGAAGATGCTCGGTTTGCTGGCGAACCAGGAGCGCAGTGTGGGCGAGTTGGCTGAATATCTGGAACTTCGTGAGCCGACTGTGTCGCATCATCTGGCGGCCATGAAGGAACTGGGTTTGGTGGATGTGCGGGCGGATGGGAATACGCGCATTTATCGGCTGGACACGGCCGTATTAGAGCGCATGAACCGAGACCTCTTCTCGCAAAAAAACCTGGCAACGCTGGTAGACGACGAGAGCGGCGATGTGTGGGAACGCAAGGTGTTCCGTACCTACGTGGATGGGCAGACCTTAAAACAAATTCCCACGCAGCGCAAAAAGCTAATGGTCATTCTACGCTGGCTGCTGCAAGACTTTGAGAAGGGTAAAACGTATACGGAGAAAGAAGTCAGTGAAACGCTGAAGCAGCGCCATCTGGACTATGCGGCGCTGCGGCGCTACATGGTGGAAGAGCGGTTGATGCAGCGCGAAAACGGCGTTTACTGGCGGATTGATGAATAG